The following proteins are encoded in a genomic region of Fervidobacterium pennivorans DSM 9078:
- a CDS encoding phospho-sugar mutase: MILFGTGGIRGIMREGEFDEKTVAVASKGVAEYMKMNGLKRVLIAYDTRNNSEKFAKLSASVFSGEGMEVYVFGEPVPTPVLSYGVRKLGMDMGVVITASHNPPEYNGYKVYTSNGVQAVPEVTDVLTELVKQAWNQPINAVEKYTVVPREVLDEYISDVAKVVNADLKGLKVVYSPLHGTGAKFVPKLLRMLGAEVIEVTEQIEHNGNFPTVKTPNPEDDRALELLRKYMEKHNVDLGLATDPDADRVGVVIKDVRLTGNQVGVLLSKMLIDSYLESGRNKGMLVKTIVTTDMVRPMCEESGIQLFEVPTGFKFIGDLVERHKELDFVFGFEESCGYLTGDLARDKDAVLACGLVAKAAVNFDLLDRMEELYKKCGYYLEKLINFEFKSVNQTLDVYEKLKQTKAKDVKEVIDYSRGYNGVIPNDTLRLEFDSGRIFVRPSGTEPKMKAYVMVKADTKEHAISNLEQLENKIKNIVNEILAC, from the coding sequence ATGATACTTTTTGGAACGGGTGGTATTAGGGGTATAATGAGGGAAGGCGAGTTCGATGAAAAGACTGTAGCTGTAGCTTCAAAAGGCGTAGCAGAGTATATGAAGATGAATGGACTAAAAAGGGTTTTGATTGCATACGATACAAGGAATAACTCTGAAAAGTTCGCAAAACTTTCAGCTTCTGTCTTTTCAGGTGAAGGAATGGAAGTGTATGTATTCGGTGAACCTGTGCCAACGCCAGTTTTATCATACGGTGTGAGAAAGCTTGGCATGGATATGGGAGTTGTGATAACAGCAAGCCATAATCCTCCCGAATACAATGGCTACAAGGTTTATACCTCAAACGGTGTCCAGGCTGTTCCGGAAGTTACCGATGTCTTGACCGAATTGGTAAAGCAAGCATGGAACCAACCGATAAACGCTGTAGAAAAGTATACGGTAGTACCACGAGAGGTACTCGACGAGTATATCTCAGATGTTGCAAAAGTTGTGAACGCCGACTTGAAAGGTCTGAAAGTGGTTTACTCACCTCTCCACGGAACAGGTGCAAAATTTGTGCCAAAGCTTTTGAGGATGCTCGGAGCGGAAGTGATAGAAGTTACAGAACAAATAGAACACAATGGGAATTTCCCAACCGTAAAGACCCCAAATCCTGAAGATGATAGAGCACTTGAATTGTTGAGAAAATACATGGAAAAGCACAACGTAGACCTTGGATTAGCAACAGACCCAGATGCAGACAGAGTAGGTGTTGTTATTAAAGATGTTCGGTTAACCGGTAACCAAGTGGGGGTTTTGCTTTCTAAAATGTTAATAGACAGTTACCTCGAGTCTGGAAGAAATAAAGGGATGCTCGTAAAAACCATAGTGACGACAGACATGGTGAGACCAATGTGTGAAGAAAGTGGAATACAATTATTTGAAGTCCCAACAGGATTTAAATTCATAGGGGACTTGGTTGAAAGGCACAAAGAACTCGATTTTGTTTTCGGATTTGAAGAAAGCTGTGGATATTTAACGGGAGATTTAGCACGAGATAAAGATGCTGTTCTAGCTTGTGGGTTGGTAGCAAAAGCGGCTGTTAACTTTGATTTACTTGACAGAATGGAAGAACTGTACAAAAAATGTGGATATTACCTTGAAAAACTTATCAACTTCGAATTCAAATCCGTTAACCAAACACTTGATGTTTATGAAAAATTGAAACAAACAAAAGCCAAAGATGTTAAAGAAGTAATCGATTACTCAAGAGGGTATAACGGAGTAATTCCAAATGATACCTTGAGGTTGGAATTCGATAGCGGGCGTATCTTTGTCAGACCATCGGGAACGGAACCTAAGATGAAAGCGTACGTTATGGTGAAAGCAGATACAAAAGAGCACGCCATTTCTAATTTGGAGCAACTTGAAAACAAAATCAAAAACATTGTTAATGAGATATTGGCATGCTAA
- a CDS encoding PhzF family phenazine biosynthesis protein, with protein sequence MKFFVVDAFAEVPFLGNPAGVVILGPNDSLSEDVMQNIAKEVRFSETAFVKAKNDKEFAIRYFTTVAEVDLCGHATIASFKVLEYLGLVKQGCIYKAHTRAGIIDISIEEGIVMMEQATPSLGDELDVDEISKIANLLGISEEDIGDRMYNLKPKIVSTGLWDLLIPVKSRDILFSLSPDFEGISEYCRRNEIVSFHVFTLDEDRALANCRDFAPLYGIPEESATGTANGALIYYLFKHGIVELERIYEIIQGETMGRSSNIFGKVQLKDGVYKAYVGGNAKIVIEGKLLPL encoded by the coding sequence ATGAAGTTTTTTGTAGTAGATGCATTTGCAGAAGTTCCTTTCTTGGGGAATCCTGCAGGGGTTGTTATTCTAGGACCGAACGACAGTCTCAGTGAGGACGTAATGCAAAATATCGCTAAAGAAGTCAGATTTTCGGAAACGGCTTTTGTAAAAGCCAAGAATGATAAAGAATTTGCCATCCGGTATTTTACAACAGTTGCAGAAGTTGATTTATGTGGTCATGCAACCATCGCATCTTTCAAAGTATTGGAATACTTAGGATTAGTTAAGCAAGGATGTATATACAAAGCACACACTCGAGCTGGTATTATCGATATTTCTATAGAAGAAGGGATAGTGATGATGGAGCAAGCAACTCCGTCTTTAGGCGATGAACTAGACGTCGACGAGATTTCGAAAATTGCAAACTTACTCGGAATAAGCGAGGAAGATATAGGGGATAGGATGTACAACTTGAAACCGAAGATTGTTAGCACAGGTCTCTGGGACCTTCTCATACCTGTAAAGTCGAGGGATATACTTTTCTCACTTTCACCTGATTTTGAAGGAATTTCGGAATATTGCAGAAGAAACGAAATTGTAAGCTTCCATGTGTTTACTCTTGATGAAGATAGAGCCCTTGCAAACTGTAGAGACTTTGCTCCTCTCTACGGAATACCCGAGGAATCTGCAACAGGAACAGCCAACGGTGCGCTGATTTATTATCTGTTCAAACACGGAATCGTTGAGCTGGAAAGGATATACGAGATAATTCAAGGTGAAACGATGGGCAGAAGTTCGAACATATTTGGAAAAGTGCAATTGAAAGATGGAGTATACAAAGCTTACGTTGGTGGAAATGCAAAGATAGTTATTGAAGGAAAACTTTTACCTCTTTAA
- a CDS encoding metallophosphoesterase family protein: MKKIAFISDIHSNLEALNAVLEDIGKRNVDEIYCVGDLVGYGPNPNEVVEIIRERKIPTVMGNYDDAIGYEKDSCGCAYNPGRETEVGDESISWTIRNTTKENKEFLKSLPHRLSIEAEGLKILLVHGSPVNYLLEYVKPSTSAERLKLLLKNVEEDIIINGHTHLMMARHLFGKTILNPGSVGRTKDGVPGATYLILYVDNGVYWYEFVRVTYDIKTTVEKIVKAGLPIELGTVLALGQTFDMGEAKNTKTQEEKQVKKDKPLFNI, encoded by the coding sequence ATGAAAAAAATAGCGTTTATATCTGACATCCATTCAAATCTGGAGGCTTTGAATGCTGTTTTAGAGGACATCGGAAAAAGGAACGTAGATGAGATATATTGTGTTGGGGACCTTGTTGGCTACGGTCCAAATCCGAACGAGGTTGTTGAAATTATAAGAGAGCGCAAAATTCCTACCGTAATGGGTAACTATGACGATGCAATTGGCTACGAAAAAGACAGCTGTGGTTGTGCTTACAATCCAGGTAGGGAAACAGAAGTTGGGGATGAATCAATTAGTTGGACGATAAGAAATACAACGAAGGAAAACAAAGAGTTTCTCAAATCACTTCCACACAGGTTGTCTATTGAAGCCGAAGGTTTGAAGATTTTACTGGTTCATGGTAGCCCTGTTAACTACTTACTTGAGTATGTTAAACCTTCCACATCAGCAGAAAGACTAAAATTACTGCTCAAAAATGTTGAAGAAGACATAATAATTAACGGTCATACGCACCTTATGATGGCACGTCATCTTTTCGGTAAAACTATCCTGAACCCAGGTAGTGTAGGTAGAACGAAAGATGGGGTTCCAGGAGCTACATATCTCATATTATACGTTGACAACGGCGTTTACTGGTACGAGTTTGTGAGGGTTACATACGATATAAAGACAACCGTGGAAAAGATAGTAAAGGCAGGACTTCCAATCGAACTTGGAACGGTCTTGGCACTTGGCCAAACGTTTGACATGGGGGAAGCGAAAAATACAAAAACGCAAGAAGAAAAACAAGTGAAAAAAGATAAGCCTCTCTTCAATATTTGA
- the trmFO gene encoding methylenetetrahydrofolate--tRNA-(uracil(54)-C(5))-methyltransferase (FADH(2)-oxidizing) TrmFO, giving the protein MNKQFVLNEVHIVGAGLAGSEAAWQLVKRGHKVIIHEMKKIKKSPVHKSDYFAELVCSNSLKSLDLKNAEGLLKEEMKLFGSIILDCAMENRVPAGKALAVDREKFSKCVTERLLSSGLVEVIDEEVTKPGENGIWVIATGPTTDGALAEWLKEVSGGLFNFFDAVAPIISADSINMDICYVADRYGVGSGDYINCPMNKEQYEAFWEALVNAEVVEMEDFDRKLLFERCQPIEEIARSGKDAMRYGPLRPVGLPDPKTGKEPYAVVQLRKENVEGTMYNLVGFQTRLKWGEQLRVIRMIPGLENAEILRYGVMHRNSYIDSPRVLDKFLRLKRQPNIFFAGQITGVEGYIESAMTGLYVGLNVARLLEGKEMVEFPKKTMCGALIDYITSAEELKPMYANFGLLGAGKNREKAAERALSEMKSFAESLEYNE; this is encoded by the coding sequence ATGAACAAACAGTTTGTTCTAAACGAGGTCCATATTGTAGGAGCAGGTTTGGCAGGTAGTGAAGCAGCTTGGCAACTTGTGAAAAGAGGGCATAAGGTAATTATTCACGAGATGAAAAAAATAAAGAAATCCCCAGTGCACAAAAGTGATTACTTTGCCGAGCTAGTATGTAGTAATTCTTTGAAGTCGTTGGATTTGAAGAACGCAGAGGGACTTTTAAAAGAGGAGATGAAACTTTTTGGTAGTATTATTTTAGATTGCGCCATGGAGAATAGAGTACCGGCCGGAAAAGCGCTGGCTGTTGATAGGGAGAAATTTTCAAAGTGTGTAACTGAAAGATTGTTGTCATCTGGACTTGTTGAAGTGATAGATGAAGAAGTGACAAAACCAGGAGAAAATGGCATTTGGGTTATTGCTACGGGTCCCACGACGGATGGAGCTCTAGCAGAATGGCTCAAAGAGGTAAGCGGAGGATTATTTAATTTTTTCGATGCTGTTGCTCCGATAATAAGTGCAGATAGCATAAACATGGATATTTGCTACGTAGCAGATAGATACGGCGTAGGTTCGGGGGATTACATAAATTGCCCAATGAATAAGGAACAATACGAGGCTTTTTGGGAAGCCTTAGTTAATGCGGAAGTTGTCGAGATGGAAGATTTTGACAGAAAGTTGCTTTTCGAAAGATGTCAACCTATAGAAGAAATAGCACGCAGTGGAAAGGATGCTATGAGATACGGTCCGTTGAGACCTGTTGGACTTCCTGACCCAAAGACGGGAAAAGAACCTTACGCTGTTGTTCAATTGAGAAAAGAAAATGTTGAAGGTACTATGTACAACCTTGTTGGATTTCAAACACGATTGAAATGGGGAGAGCAACTGAGAGTTATAAGGATGATTCCGGGACTGGAAAATGCGGAAATTCTGAGATATGGTGTTATGCACAGGAACAGTTACATAGATTCACCAAGAGTACTGGACAAATTCTTGAGATTGAAAAGACAGCCAAATATATTCTTTGCAGGACAGATAACGGGTGTTGAGGGATACATAGAATCTGCAATGACAGGTCTATACGTGGGTCTCAATGTTGCAAGGCTACTGGAAGGCAAAGAGATGGTGGAATTTCCGAAAAAAACCATGTGTGGTGCACTGATAGATTATATTACGAGTGCTGAAGAACTGAAACCTATGTACGCTAACTTTGGCTTGCTTGGTGCAGGTAAGAACCGTGAAAAAGCAGCTGAACGTGCACTAAGTGAGATGAAGTCGTTTGCAGAAAGTTTAGAATATAACGAGTGA
- a CDS encoding MATE family efflux transporter — MENTPRNSNTKVNKNIELLLGDYKKAIIKLSIPNMIAMLIQTLYNLVDAVWVAGLGPSSLAGMGLFFPIYMIVISIATGITVGTSSAIARRIGAKDFEGANSVAEHSIILATIVGFLTTAVGILSLGFVLKFTGASGTAMQKAKDYGSIIFLSSIFMMFNNSAIGILRGEGDSKRPMYIVLFSSVLNMVLDPIFIYTFNFGIEGAAWATNISIFVASGMLLYLLIFSRKTFLNVTFKNFSLDRKILYDISIVGFPTALAQITMSVAIYFLNFFAAKAAGDLGVATFTGAWRIINLGTLTIIGVSSAVTTVTGAAYGAKDIKKLEGALNYAIKFAEYFAIGTMLGIFFFSKPLALMFSYTKSSSLLLENVSQALKILCLFLPGTPFGMLTSGMFQGIGHGYKSLVTTILRTIVFQVFWTWLFVDGFRMGLTGVWLGIVIGNTTASIITYTWGRLTIKKLYLAYAQHTHAVSED; from the coding sequence GTGGAAAATACACCAAGAAACTCAAATACAAAAGTAAACAAAAATATTGAGCTACTCTTGGGAGATTACAAAAAAGCCATTATAAAGTTGTCTATACCAAACATGATAGCTATGCTCATTCAAACGCTTTACAATCTCGTAGATGCCGTATGGGTTGCTGGCCTTGGTCCTTCCTCGTTGGCTGGAATGGGTTTATTTTTCCCTATATATATGATAGTGATATCGATTGCTACTGGAATAACAGTTGGGACTAGTTCTGCAATTGCCAGGAGAATAGGTGCAAAAGATTTCGAAGGTGCAAATTCTGTGGCGGAACACTCTATAATCCTTGCTACCATCGTAGGCTTTTTGACTACTGCCGTTGGGATTTTATCACTTGGTTTTGTTTTGAAATTCACAGGTGCTTCAGGGACTGCGATGCAAAAGGCGAAAGATTATGGTTCTATAATCTTTCTATCATCGATATTTATGATGTTCAACAACTCAGCTATCGGTATTCTCCGTGGAGAAGGCGATTCAAAGCGACCAATGTATATAGTTCTTTTTAGCTCAGTATTGAACATGGTTCTTGACCCTATTTTTATATATACTTTCAACTTTGGCATCGAAGGAGCAGCATGGGCAACTAATATCTCCATCTTCGTGGCAAGTGGTATGCTTTTGTACCTTCTGATTTTTTCTAGGAAAACTTTTTTGAACGTAACTTTCAAAAACTTTTCTTTGGATAGAAAAATCCTCTATGACATCTCCATAGTTGGTTTTCCAACAGCACTTGCTCAAATTACGATGTCTGTGGCAATATATTTTCTTAATTTTTTTGCAGCAAAAGCGGCTGGAGATTTGGGAGTAGCAACGTTCACAGGAGCTTGGCGCATAATAAACTTAGGAACGTTGACGATTATTGGAGTTTCTTCGGCCGTAACAACGGTAACCGGAGCAGCGTATGGGGCGAAAGATATCAAGAAGCTTGAAGGTGCTCTGAATTATGCAATAAAATTCGCTGAGTATTTTGCCATTGGCACGATGCTGGGAATTTTCTTTTTCTCAAAGCCACTTGCGCTTATGTTTTCGTATACAAAATCTTCTTCATTACTTTTAGAGAATGTTTCGCAAGCGCTTAAGATATTGTGTCTGTTCCTTCCAGGGACACCATTTGGAATGTTAACATCAGGAATGTTCCAGGGGATTGGACATGGATACAAAAGTTTAGTAACAACGATATTGAGAACAATCGTATTCCAAGTTTTCTGGACGTGGCTTTTTGTTGATGGTTTTAGGATGGGGTTAACCGGTGTGTGGTTGGGGATAGTTATTGGAAATACCACGGCTTCTATAATCACATACACGTGGGGCAGACTCACAATAAAAAAACTATACCTTGCGTATGCTCAGCATACTCACGCTGTCAGTGAAGATTGA
- the pcm gene encoding protein-L-isoaspartate O-methyltransferase, translated as MYEHLEYYGVSKRVIDAMNKVDRKLFVPAEYQDSAYIDTPLPIGYGQTISAPHMVGLMCEYLDLQEGDKVLEIGTGSGYNAAVMSQLVGPSGEIYTVEVVEPLYERAKKVIEQLGIENIKMFLSDGKLGLPQFAPYDKIVATCYAKEIPPALIEQLREGGILLIPVGNEYIQVLKRIKKYGQKITEESLGHVRFVPMV; from the coding sequence TTGTACGAGCATCTTGAGTATTACGGCGTATCAAAGAGAGTTATAGATGCTATGAATAAAGTAGACAGAAAACTCTTTGTTCCTGCAGAGTATCAAGATAGTGCATACATTGACACACCTCTTCCAATAGGTTACGGTCAAACGATATCAGCACCACATATGGTTGGATTAATGTGCGAATATTTGGATTTACAAGAAGGAGACAAAGTACTCGAAATTGGAACTGGAAGTGGGTACAACGCTGCTGTAATGTCACAACTCGTTGGACCTTCGGGGGAAATTTACACTGTTGAAGTCGTCGAACCTTTGTACGAAAGAGCGAAGAAAGTTATTGAACAATTAGGAATAGAAAACATCAAAATGTTTCTCAGTGATGGGAAGCTTGGATTACCACAGTTTGCTCCTTATGACAAAATCGTTGCCACGTGTTACGCAAAAGAAATCCCACCCGCACTGATTGAACAACTTCGCGAAGGTGGGATTTTATTAATTCCTGTCGGGAACGAATATATCCAGGTTCTGAAGAGAATAAAAAAATACGGTCAAAAAATTACCGAAGAATCATTAGGACATGTTAGGTTTGTACCGATGGTGTAA
- a CDS encoding calcium/sodium antiporter translates to MLLSFLLLILGLTFVSIGADKVVEGASAIAKKLRVSDLVIGLTIVSFGTSAPELVVNIVSSIKKNSDIALGNIVGSNIFNILVVAGLSAMIRPISVKYSTLKKEIPLSFLAAVSVLALGNKGNNLPSIITRGDGIVLLSFFAIFAAYVFEMAKKDREMFEEMEMERLKNISTWLAVLYVVGGLAGLVIGGRWIVSSATQIARALGVSDKMIGLTIVAAGTSIPELATSLVAAVKGNSEIALGNVIGSNIFNIFFILGISAVLNPVYYPTALNVDIALLLIITVFLILFSRDLKINKIEGALMVATYVGYTAYLIIRG, encoded by the coding sequence GTGTTGTTGAGCTTTCTATTACTTATCTTAGGACTTACTTTTGTAAGTATAGGTGCTGATAAAGTTGTTGAGGGTGCTTCTGCTATTGCAAAAAAGCTTAGGGTCTCAGACCTTGTCATCGGTCTCACGATAGTGTCTTTTGGAACATCGGCTCCGGAATTGGTCGTAAACATTGTTTCTTCAATCAAGAAAAATTCAGACATTGCACTTGGTAATATAGTCGGTAGTAACATATTCAACATACTCGTAGTTGCAGGGCTCTCAGCTATGATAAGACCGATAAGTGTTAAATACTCGACGCTCAAGAAAGAGATTCCTCTAAGCTTCCTAGCTGCCGTGTCAGTTCTTGCCCTTGGAAACAAGGGAAATAACCTTCCTTCGATAATAACGCGTGGCGATGGCATTGTGCTTTTATCTTTCTTTGCCATATTTGCTGCTTATGTATTCGAAATGGCGAAAAAGGATAGGGAAATGTTTGAAGAGATGGAAATGGAAAGACTAAAAAATATTAGCACCTGGCTCGCTGTGCTTTACGTAGTTGGTGGTTTAGCAGGGCTTGTAATCGGTGGACGATGGATCGTGAGCAGTGCAACGCAGATAGCAAGGGCTCTTGGAGTTTCGGACAAAATGATAGGTTTGACAATCGTTGCTGCCGGGACATCTATACCTGAGCTTGCTACGTCGTTAGTTGCCGCCGTAAAAGGTAATAGCGAAATAGCACTGGGAAATGTTATTGGTTCGAATATATTCAACATCTTCTTCATACTGGGTATTTCTGCCGTTCTTAATCCTGTGTATTATCCAACGGCGTTAAATGTAGACATAGCATTACTTCTTATTATAACCGTTTTCTTAATACTCTTCTCAAGGGATTTGAAAATAAACAAAATCGAAGGAGCTCTCATGGTCGCAACATATGTAGGATACACCGCTTACTTGATAATCAGAGGATAA
- a CDS encoding GGDEF domain-containing protein: MIAQKLRKLVILSSIIFVIFTFVLGILLLKNLKSAFDVQFKEFSLNVSKALEFQFSQKTKELQRTFDNLKSLFDRLPLSEEEYVFFKESLISNLKALNIDFLAIYENSGLLEVHHLNERYSTRIENLLNQLSLKQLTGKTHFFLDIPNSSFPVELFVLYPSPKILKLWEVETPSVILVGKYWTVTDFVKLEELTGASVSYSTNPGNSSLTKLVYSYPLTDQSNKNSGYLVFSKNFTLLTKYLIYVVILVILSIILLISILSIFYLQLKKLALAPFSDIIYAIDNHTPDTVEKYIYRGDEIGSLAKAIKNYLHQREQINLYLKELETKNQSLRSLNEQIRQLLEKDVLTGLLTRYVFNSQIERLYVSSKADRIPLSAISIDADNFKKINDTFGHNVGDEVLKGIAEVILKNVRASDFPIRMGGEEILILLPEADIDAAHLIAERIRTKVEEKFKETQYKVTISLGVTQLKGNDTIESFLKRADEALYISKANGKNRTTVLF; this comes from the coding sequence ATGATAGCACAAAAACTTAGGAAACTCGTCATTCTATCATCTATCATATTCGTCATCTTCACATTTGTCCTAGGTATTCTGCTATTAAAAAACCTAAAAAGCGCCTTTGATGTTCAGTTCAAAGAGTTCTCTCTAAACGTTTCGAAAGCTTTAGAATTCCAGTTTTCCCAAAAGACAAAAGAGCTCCAACGGACATTTGATAATTTGAAAAGTCTATTTGATAGACTTCCATTATCTGAAGAGGAGTACGTTTTTTTCAAAGAAAGCCTGATATCAAACCTAAAGGCGCTTAATATAGACTTTCTCGCAATTTATGAAAACAGTGGTCTTTTGGAAGTTCACCATCTGAATGAACGATACTCAACCAGAATTGAGAATCTTTTAAATCAGCTTTCACTCAAACAGCTTACGGGAAAAACTCATTTCTTTTTGGATATTCCAAATTCATCCTTTCCAGTAGAGCTTTTTGTTCTTTACCCATCTCCAAAAATCTTGAAACTGTGGGAGGTTGAAACCCCCAGCGTCATCTTGGTAGGGAAATATTGGACAGTTACAGATTTTGTCAAATTAGAAGAATTAACCGGGGCATCAGTCTCTTATTCTACTAATCCTGGTAATTCCTCATTGACCAAGTTGGTCTACTCATACCCGCTTACGGACCAAAGTAATAAAAACTCTGGGTATTTGGTCTTTTCAAAAAATTTCACACTACTCACTAAGTACCTTATCTACGTTGTAATTTTGGTAATTTTGTCTATTATCCTTCTTATCTCTATACTCTCCATATTCTACCTACAGCTCAAAAAGTTAGCGCTGGCACCTTTCAGCGACATAATATACGCTATTGACAACCACACACCTGATACAGTTGAAAAGTACATATACCGAGGCGACGAAATCGGTAGTCTTGCTAAAGCAATTAAAAATTACTTGCACCAGCGTGAACAAATTAATCTTTACCTCAAGGAATTGGAAACAAAAAACCAAAGCCTGAGGTCACTAAATGAGCAAATTCGTCAACTACTGGAAAAAGACGTTCTCACCGGATTACTCACAAGATACGTTTTTAACAGTCAAATCGAACGCTTATACGTCTCCAGTAAGGCCGATAGAATACCACTGTCTGCCATTTCTATTGATGCGGACAATTTCAAAAAAATAAACGATACGTTCGGGCACAACGTGGGTGACGAAGTTTTGAAAGGAATAGCTGAAGTGATATTGAAAAACGTTCGAGCGAGTGATTTTCCAATAAGAATGGGTGGCGAAGAGATTTTGATACTCCTCCCTGAGGCAGATATTGATGCGGCGCATTTAATAGCAGAAAGAATTCGCACAAAGGTCGAAGAAAAGTTTAAAGAAACCCAATACAAAGTTACAATAAGTCTGGGAGTTACTCAATTAAAAGGAAACGATACAATTGAAAGCTTTTTGAAAAGAGCAGATGAAGCGCTATATATTTCAAAAGCCAATGGCAAAAACAGAACAACAGTGCTCTTCTAA
- the gap gene encoding type I glyceraldehyde-3-phosphate dehydrogenase: MKIAINGFGRIGRLVLRELIRRNSSVEVVAINDLDSPETLAHLFKYDSVHREFPGEVKVEGDTMYVNGKAIKVFAEKDPANLPWKDLGVDVVVESTGKFTERDGAMKHIQAGAKKVIITAPAKGEDITVVFGCNEEQLKPEHQIISCASCTTNSIASIVKVINDAFGIVTGYLVTVHSYTNDQRVLDLPHKDLRRARAAALNIIPTTTGAAKAVALVVPEVKGKLDGMALRVPTPDGSISVLSVQVEKPTTAEEVNAKVKEATEGRLKGIIKYNEDPIVSSDIVGSTYAGIYDATLTKVMNGNFVTVYSWYDNEYGYTCRVVDTIEKVATLL; this comes from the coding sequence ATGAAGATAGCTATCAACGGTTTTGGAAGGATTGGAAGACTTGTCCTTAGAGAGCTCATTCGCCGCAACAGTTCAGTAGAGGTAGTTGCCATTAACGATTTGGACAGCCCAGAAACATTGGCTCACCTTTTCAAATATGACTCCGTGCACAGAGAATTTCCAGGGGAAGTTAAGGTAGAAGGTGACACGATGTATGTTAACGGAAAAGCCATAAAGGTATTTGCAGAAAAAGACCCAGCAAACCTTCCATGGAAAGACCTCGGCGTTGATGTGGTTGTTGAATCAACAGGTAAATTTACAGAAAGAGATGGGGCAATGAAACACATCCAAGCTGGTGCAAAGAAAGTAATTATCACAGCTCCAGCAAAGGGAGAAGACATTACAGTAGTTTTCGGTTGCAACGAAGAACAACTGAAACCAGAACACCAGATTATATCCTGTGCATCCTGTACAACAAACTCTATTGCTTCAATTGTTAAGGTAATTAATGATGCATTCGGAATAGTTACAGGTTACCTCGTAACAGTCCACAGCTACACAAACGACCAGAGAGTTCTCGACCTTCCACACAAAGACCTTAGAAGAGCAAGAGCAGCAGCCTTGAACATAATCCCAACAACAACGGGAGCAGCAAAAGCAGTTGCACTTGTAGTTCCAGAAGTAAAGGGTAAACTCGATGGTATGGCATTGAGGGTCCCAACTCCGGATGGTTCAATCTCTGTTCTCAGTGTCCAAGTTGAAAAACCGACAACAGCAGAAGAAGTCAACGCAAAAGTTAAGGAAGCAACTGAAGGCAGACTCAAAGGCATTATCAAATACAACGAAGATCCTATTGTAAGTTCAGATATTGTTGGTTCAACATATGCAGGTATTTACGATGCAACACTTACAAAAGTCATGAACGGAAACTTCGTAACAGTCTACAGCTGGTACGACAACGAATACGGCTACACCTGCAGAGTTGTCGACACAATTGAAAAAGTAGCAACATTACTCTAA